In Streptomyces thermolilacinus SPC6, a single genomic region encodes these proteins:
- a CDS encoding DUF742 domain-containing protein codes for MTALSAKLPVRGEGRRPARVRPYSLTGGRTRFGHVLLVETFVAAPAAAASEAGEGRTARPGGRLMPEMRAIVQVCRRMRTVAEVSALLRMPLGVVRVLISDLADQGKLRVYGTGHASGQPDRALLERVLSGLRRL; via the coding sequence ATGACGGCGCTGTCGGCCAAGCTGCCGGTACGCGGAGAGGGCCGCAGGCCCGCCCGCGTCCGCCCGTACTCGCTGACCGGCGGACGGACCCGCTTCGGGCACGTCCTGCTGGTCGAGACGTTCGTCGCCGCCCCCGCCGCGGCCGCCTCCGAGGCGGGCGAGGGGCGGACCGCCAGGCCCGGCGGGCGGCTCATGCCGGAGATGCGGGCCATCGTCCAGGTGTGCCGCCGCATGCGGACGGTCGCCGAGGTGTCCGCGCTGCTGCGGATGCCGCTGGGAGTCGTACGGGTGCTGATCAGCGACCTGGCCGACCAGGGAAAGCTCCGTGTGTACGGGACCGGGCACGCCTCCGGTCAGCCCGACCGCGCACTGCTGGAAAGGGTGCTGAGTGGACTTCGCCGTCTCTGA
- a CDS encoding roadblock/LC7 domain-containing protein, producing the protein MSATTGTGTQGLSSEARNLHWLLGNLVEEVPGVRSVAVVSSDGLLLLSSDPEAANTAPADPGAADGDAARPRGPRGSSADLATIVSGIASLTVGAARLMDGGAVKQTMVAMEEGSVFVMSISDGSLLGVHAAPDCDMSIVAYHMALFVGRAGHVLTPELRSELRQSMEGGR; encoded by the coding sequence TTGAGTGCGACGACCGGCACCGGCACCCAAGGACTGAGCAGCGAGGCGCGCAACCTGCACTGGCTGCTGGGCAATCTCGTGGAGGAGGTGCCTGGCGTCCGGTCGGTCGCCGTGGTCTCGTCGGACGGCCTGCTCCTGCTCTCGTCCGACCCCGAGGCGGCCAACACGGCCCCCGCTGACCCCGGCGCGGCCGACGGCGACGCGGCCCGGCCGCGCGGCCCCCGTGGCTCCAGCGCAGACCTCGCCACCATCGTGTCCGGCATCGCGAGCCTGACCGTGGGCGCCGCCCGCCTCATGGACGGCGGCGCCGTCAAGCAGACGATGGTCGCGATGGAGGAGGGCAGCGTCTTCGTCATGTCGATCAGCGACGGCTCGCTCCTCGGCGTGCACGCCGCGCCCGACTGCGACATGAGCATCGTCGCGTACCACATGGCGCTGTTCGTGGGCCGTGCCGGACACGTGCTCACCCCGGAACTGCGCAGTGAGCTGCGCCAGTCGATGGAGGGCGGACGATGA
- a CDS encoding sensor histidine kinase gives MAGVALVGITVIGAGAPGVLATSADLTESQRLVTFAELNRQAVTLAHSLADERDEVTAYVAAGRDAAPGNGQDGQGSQDGADGTEGTDGASGAGETGGRAKPALSTAHSARVDRQIQEIRDAAPDDVRRALADVPSLRRTALTGDGTALAAHRAYTEVIDKLRALAARLADRTPARAADGPGRAPAELGQAVEQASATRGLLLAALAVPTPGGGGRTVYDPVSGRYVTEEDPGAATAARSRDELSAAAHRARVREQVALADFGSTADAASRESLAATVTGPEVKAAEDYLGKLADGPTLTRAERKTDPERLSAALTARIEQMRGVESTLATRQVERMEGLRDSDVTTLELRIALLGGCLLVAIGVSTAVARTLTRPLAVLRLGAARVAAAPESEEPVRFTGRNDEFAQVVRSLNTLQGKLLELSTRAARDERRESATAELAAHHAELRAETERLTAELERQRHSVHHTFVNLSLRTLGLVERQLTVIEKLEDREQDPERLATLFKLDHMATVMRRHSENLLILAGHEHSHAHQGPVPLVDVLRAAVSEIERYERVAIQSLPQHAYVAGFAADDISHLLAELLENATSFSPPDATVQLSGWLLDGGDVMLSVRDKGIGITPARLADLNARLADPALAEAAAVPSRGGAAGQEGAPEGEGLGLRVAALLAARHGARVELRAEQDGGVTAVVVLPQALLPDAPPTAGPPAVALAEGMPTVSLPGSVAEANSNALPPRRPEPEEPVRDTAPEAATEPVGVEEQPAGDAAPEQAAEPVGDTAEPVRDAAPVREDENQDQQPRAGERDQDEDRDHPADRHGAPDEHAPAADAADDTPQDGPAVHEATLQVRLPAPGGGSEHARAADDGPTAERVTDKGLPKRTPRIVDAGLPRAERSGGVNAEELRRRLGGFHKGAKEGRRDVEAELSGVTEEAAPGTGDTVEEAHS, from the coding sequence GTGGCCGGTGTCGCCCTCGTCGGCATCACCGTCATCGGTGCCGGGGCCCCCGGCGTGCTCGCCACCTCCGCCGACCTGACGGAGTCGCAGCGCCTGGTCACCTTCGCCGAGCTGAACCGGCAGGCGGTCACCCTCGCCCACTCCCTCGCCGACGAACGCGACGAGGTCACCGCGTACGTCGCCGCCGGCCGCGACGCCGCCCCCGGGAACGGCCAGGACGGCCAGGGCTCGCAGGACGGCGCGGACGGCACGGAGGGGACGGACGGCGCGAGCGGCGCCGGGGAGACCGGCGGGCGCGCCAAGCCCGCCCTCTCCACAGCCCACAGCGCCCGCGTCGACCGCCAGATACAGGAGATCCGCGACGCCGCCCCCGACGACGTGCGCCGCGCCCTCGCCGACGTGCCGTCCCTCCGCCGCACCGCCCTGACCGGCGACGGCACCGCGCTCGCCGCCCACCGCGCGTACACCGAGGTCATCGACAAGCTGCGGGCCCTCGCCGCGCGGCTCGCCGACCGCACCCCCGCCCGCGCCGCCGACGGCCCCGGCCGCGCCCCCGCCGAGCTCGGCCAGGCCGTCGAGCAGGCGTCCGCCACCCGCGGCCTGCTGCTCGCCGCCCTCGCCGTGCCGACCCCCGGCGGCGGCGGACGCACCGTGTACGACCCGGTCAGCGGCCGCTATGTCACCGAGGAGGACCCCGGCGCCGCGACCGCCGCGCGCTCCCGCGACGAACTCAGCGCCGCCGCCCACCGGGCCCGCGTACGCGAACAGGTCGCCCTCGCCGACTTCGGCAGCACCGCCGACGCCGCGAGCCGGGAGTCGCTCGCCGCGACCGTCACCGGACCCGAGGTCAAGGCCGCCGAGGACTACCTCGGCAAGCTCGCCGACGGCCCCACCCTGACCCGCGCCGAGCGGAAGACCGACCCGGAGCGTCTTTCGGCCGCGCTCACCGCCCGCATCGAGCAGATGCGCGGTGTCGAATCGACCCTCGCCACCCGCCAGGTCGAGCGCATGGAAGGGCTCCGCGACAGCGACGTCACCACCCTGGAGCTGCGGATCGCCCTGCTCGGCGGCTGCCTCCTCGTCGCCATCGGCGTCTCCACCGCCGTCGCCCGCACGCTGACCCGCCCGCTCGCCGTGCTGCGCCTGGGCGCCGCCCGCGTCGCCGCCGCTCCGGAGAGCGAGGAGCCGGTCCGGTTCACCGGGCGCAACGACGAGTTCGCCCAGGTCGTACGCTCCCTCAACACCCTGCAAGGCAAGCTCCTGGAGCTGAGCACACGGGCCGCGCGGGACGAGCGCCGGGAGAGCGCCACCGCCGAACTGGCCGCCCACCACGCGGAGCTGCGCGCCGAGACCGAGCGGCTGACCGCCGAGCTGGAGCGGCAGCGGCACAGCGTCCACCACACGTTCGTCAACCTGTCCCTGCGCACCCTCGGCCTCGTCGAACGGCAGTTGACCGTCATCGAGAAGCTGGAGGACCGGGAGCAGGACCCGGAGCGGCTCGCCACGCTGTTCAAGCTGGACCACATGGCCACGGTCATGCGCCGCCACAGCGAGAACCTGCTGATCCTCGCCGGGCACGAGCACAGCCACGCCCACCAGGGCCCGGTCCCGCTGGTGGACGTGCTGCGCGCGGCCGTCAGCGAGATCGAGCGGTACGAGCGGGTCGCCATCCAGTCGCTGCCGCAGCACGCGTACGTGGCCGGGTTCGCCGCCGACGACATCAGCCACCTGCTGGCCGAACTGCTGGAGAACGCCACGTCGTTCTCGCCGCCGGACGCCACGGTCCAGCTGTCCGGCTGGCTGCTGGACGGCGGCGACGTGATGCTCTCCGTACGGGACAAGGGCATCGGGATCACCCCGGCCCGGCTCGCCGACCTGAACGCCCGCCTCGCGGACCCGGCGCTCGCCGAGGCCGCGGCGGTGCCGTCGCGGGGCGGGGCCGCCGGCCAGGAGGGCGCCCCCGAGGGCGAGGGCCTCGGCCTGCGGGTGGCCGCGCTGCTCGCGGCGCGCCACGGCGCGCGGGTCGAGCTGCGGGCGGAGCAGGACGGCGGGGTGACGGCCGTCGTCGTCCTCCCGCAGGCCCTCCTGCCGGACGCGCCGCCGACGGCCGGGCCACCGGCGGTCGCGCTCGCGGAGGGCATGCCGACGGTGTCCCTGCCGGGTTCGGTGGCGGAGGCCAACTCCAACGCGCTGCCGCCCCGGAGGCCCGAGCCGGAGGAGCCCGTACGGGACACCGCCCCGGAGGCGGCCACCGAGCCCGTAGGGGTGGAGGAGCAGCCTGCGGGGGACGCCGCCCCCGAGCAGGCCGCCGAGCCCGTAGGGGACACCGCGGAGCCCGTACGGGACGCCGCTCCCGTACGGGAGGACGAGAACCAGGACCAGCAGCCCCGTGCGGGCGAGCGGGACCAGGACGAGGACCGGGACCACCCGGCGGACCGGCACGGCGCGCCCGACGAGCACGCCCCGGCCGCCGACGCCGCGGACGACACCCCCCAGGACGGGCCCGCCGTCCACGAGGCCACCCTCCAGGTGCGGCTGCCCGCGCCGGGCGGGGGGTCCGAGCACGCGCGGGCCGCGGACGACGGGCCCACGGCCGAGCGCGTCACCGACAAGGGCCTGCCGAAGCGGACGCCCCGGATCGTCGACGCGGGCCTCCCCCGCGCCGAGCGGTCCGGCGGGGTGAACGCCGAGGAGCTGCGCCGCCGGCTCGGCGGTTTCCACAAGGGCGCCAAGGAAGGCCGCCGCGATGTGGAGGCCGAGCTGTCGGGGGTAACGGAAGAAGCGGCACCAGGAACGGGGGACACAGTCGAGGAGGCACACAGTTGA
- a CDS encoding protein phosphatase 2C domain-containing protein, translating to MYVETASLPGDPERPNEDWAATAVPASGLGGVLVVLDGVTPPSVDVGCVHPVPWYTASLGGALTELSASRRDLTLAEVLAAAIRRTANSHSESCDLSHIRTPQATVVLARWDADVVEHLVLSDSVLLLESPDGRVRAIRDDRLDLVPPEVLCSHAATDRLRNAEGGFFTAAADPAVAARAVTGVTPRSAVRAVAALTDGAARWAELFGEGDWADCVGVLREEGARGLLDRVRALELRDARAGGVRRWKLHDDATAVYAEL from the coding sequence ATGTACGTGGAAACCGCCTCCCTGCCCGGCGATCCCGAACGCCCCAACGAGGACTGGGCCGCCACGGCGGTTCCGGCGTCCGGTCTGGGCGGGGTCCTGGTGGTTCTGGACGGGGTGACGCCGCCGTCCGTGGACGTGGGCTGTGTGCACCCGGTGCCCTGGTACACGGCCTCCCTCGGCGGCGCGCTGACCGAACTGTCCGCTTCGCGGCGGGACCTGACCCTGGCGGAGGTCCTGGCGGCGGCAATCCGGCGCACCGCGAACTCCCACTCCGAGTCGTGTGACCTTTCTCACATCCGTACACCGCAGGCGACGGTGGTCCTCGCCCGGTGGGACGCGGACGTCGTGGAGCACTTGGTGCTGTCCGACTCCGTACTGCTGCTGGAGTCCCCGGACGGGCGGGTCCGGGCGATACGGGACGACCGGCTCGACCTGGTGCCGCCCGAGGTGCTGTGCTCCCACGCGGCGACGGACCGGCTGCGCAACGCGGAGGGCGGCTTCTTCACGGCGGCCGCCGACCCGGCGGTGGCCGCGCGGGCGGTGACCGGGGTGACGCCGAGGTCCGCCGTACGGGCGGTGGCCGCGCTGACGGACGGGGCGGCGCGCTGGGCTGAGCTGTTCGGCGAGGGCGACTGGGCGGACTGCGTGGGCGTGCTGCGCGAGGAGGGCGCGCGGGGCCTCCTCGACCGGGTGCGGGCGCTGGAGCTGCGGGACGCGCGGGCCGGCGGGGTGCGCCGCTGGAAGCTCCACGACGACGCGACGGCGGTGTACGCGGAGCTGTGA
- a CDS encoding MarR family winged helix-turn-helix transcriptional regulator, whose protein sequence is MRAGGTGEEPVPDGGHGPGGGTDAGTDSGRDSAADGGAGDVPDQAYLALERELAVFLRRARASSGEMAREVHPELEPAAYGLLVRLDEAGGQRATELAGYFGVGKGTMSRQLRALEELGLIAREPDPADGRASLVRLTGEGRDRFRRVRDARRARYVRKLAGWDRAEVAELARLLHQLNTGSDGRDPGGTARP, encoded by the coding sequence ATGCGGGCAGGCGGCACGGGCGAGGAGCCGGTACCCGACGGCGGGCACGGCCCCGGCGGCGGTACGGACGCCGGTACGGACAGCGGGCGCGACTCCGCGGCGGACGGCGGCGCGGGCGACGTCCCCGACCAGGCGTACCTCGCCCTCGAACGCGAGCTCGCGGTCTTCCTGCGCCGCGCCCGCGCCTCGTCCGGCGAGATGGCGCGCGAGGTCCACCCGGAGCTGGAGCCCGCCGCGTACGGGCTGCTCGTCCGGCTCGACGAGGCGGGCGGCCAGCGGGCCACCGAACTCGCCGGGTACTTCGGTGTCGGCAAGGGCACGATGAGCCGCCAGCTGCGCGCCCTGGAGGAGCTGGGCCTCATCGCCCGCGAGCCCGACCCCGCCGACGGGCGCGCCTCGCTCGTCCGCCTCACCGGCGAGGGCCGGGACCGGTTCCGCCGGGTACGCGACGCCCGCCGCGCCCGGTACGTGCGCAAGCTCGCCGGGTGGGACCGCGCCGAGGTCGCCGAACTGGCGCGGCTGCTCCACCAGCTCAACACCGGCTCCGACGGCCGCGACCCGGGCGGCACCGCGCGGCCCTGA
- a CDS encoding NUDIX hydrolase: MRIPRKAARVAVFDAEGAVFMFRYDNEEVGVHWAMPGGGTEPGETPVEGALRELREETGWTDIEVGPLLCLWEHDFTRAGVPVRQHEHVFLAAAPAPRRDPSGDLTAAHAEDGILRWRWWTPDELAAADEPLWPPRLPDLLAAVRRDGPPAHPADLR; this comes from the coding sequence ATGCGCATACCGAGGAAAGCCGCTCGCGTCGCCGTGTTCGACGCCGAGGGCGCCGTTTTCATGTTCCGCTACGACAACGAGGAAGTCGGCGTCCACTGGGCGATGCCCGGCGGCGGTACCGAGCCGGGGGAGACCCCCGTCGAGGGCGCCCTGCGCGAACTGCGCGAGGAGACCGGCTGGACCGACATCGAGGTCGGCCCCCTGCTGTGCCTGTGGGAGCACGACTTCACCCGCGCGGGTGTCCCCGTCCGCCAGCACGAGCACGTGTTCCTCGCCGCCGCGCCCGCCCCGCGCCGCGACCCGTCCGGCGACCTGACCGCCGCCCACGCCGAGGACGGCATCCTGCGCTGGCGCTGGTGGACCCCGGACGAACTGGCCGCCGCCGACGAGCCGCTGTGGCCACCGCGGCTGCCGGATCTCCTCGCCGCCGTCCGCCGCGACGGCCCGCCGGCCCACCCCGCCGACCTGCGCTGA
- a CDS encoding sensor histidine kinase: MRWRRPAAEVLLVVVAAAELLTVEEDFTALPLAVCAAAVLFLPLRRRLPTVTLCATLPAMLTGFLWLPPMVAMFEVASGRSRHRTAVACVLLFAVTACPWPVGDLLTMTRQEVLTSVEAGVLMSTGPTALGLLARTRVELRARLADLTATREREQRLEAERAVIRERARLAREMHDTVAHHVGIIAVQSGALRAAETADAWKRDTAESIRRHSVQALEELRDMVGVLRASDAGAARAAVRTGLDGLRDLTDDSLLDVTAEVTAPKAAPSAEVECTVFRIVQESLNNVRKHAPNARVSVRVAPAADGRALTVEVRNTPPPGPGRPPEHVRLPEPRPEPVPEGETVAEGALPGGGYGLVGLRERAELLGGSLAAERCPDGGFVVRAVLPL; the protein is encoded by the coding sequence GTGAGGTGGCGCCGCCCGGCCGCCGAGGTCCTTCTCGTGGTCGTCGCGGCGGCCGAACTCCTCACCGTGGAGGAGGACTTCACCGCCCTTCCGCTCGCCGTGTGCGCGGCGGCGGTGCTCTTCCTGCCGCTGCGGCGGCGCCTGCCGACGGTCACCCTGTGCGCGACTCTGCCCGCGATGCTGACCGGGTTCCTGTGGCTGCCGCCCATGGTGGCGATGTTCGAGGTGGCGTCCGGCCGCTCCCGGCACCGCACCGCCGTGGCCTGCGTCCTGCTGTTCGCGGTGACCGCCTGCCCGTGGCCCGTCGGCGACCTGCTCACCATGACCCGCCAGGAGGTCCTCACCTCCGTCGAGGCGGGCGTCCTGATGAGCACCGGCCCCACCGCGCTGGGCCTGCTCGCCCGCACCCGAGTCGAACTGCGCGCCCGCCTCGCGGACCTCACCGCCACCCGCGAACGCGAGCAGCGCCTGGAGGCCGAGCGCGCCGTCATCCGCGAACGGGCCCGGCTCGCCCGCGAGATGCACGACACGGTCGCCCACCACGTCGGCATCATCGCCGTCCAGTCGGGCGCCCTGCGCGCCGCCGAGACCGCCGACGCGTGGAAGCGCGACACCGCCGAGAGCATCCGCCGCCACAGCGTGCAGGCGCTGGAGGAGCTGCGAGACATGGTGGGCGTCCTGCGCGCCTCCGACGCCGGGGCCGCCCGCGCCGCCGTCCGCACCGGACTCGACGGGCTGCGGGACCTGACCGACGACAGCCTCCTGGACGTCACCGCGGAGGTGACCGCGCCCAAGGCGGCGCCCTCGGCGGAGGTGGAGTGCACGGTGTTCCGCATCGTCCAGGAGTCCCTGAACAACGTCCGCAAGCACGCCCCGAACGCCCGCGTGTCGGTCCGCGTCGCCCCCGCGGCGGACGGCCGCGCCCTGACGGTGGAGGTCCGCAACACGCCCCCGCCGGGGCCGGGCCGCCCGCCGGAGCACGTACGCCTGCCGGAGCCGCGCCCGGAGCCCGTACCCGAGGGGGAGACGGTGGCCGAGGGCGCGCTGCCCGGTGGCGGGTACGGGCTCGTGGGGCTGCGGGAGCGGGCCGAGCTGCTCGGCGGGTCCCTGGCGGCGGAGCGCTGCCCGGACGGCGGGTTCGTCGTACGGGCGGTCCTGCCGCTGTGA
- a CDS encoding response regulator produces the protein MNRSAVHVMIVDDEVLIREGLRRIIDGFDGTRVVAVCTGSEAVGEAREHRPDVVLLDVRMPDRHGLCVLADLRALPEPPVVAMLTTFDADEHLSAALRGGAAGFLLKDTAPEQLEYLIKELAAGGRVIAPKVARTVVDGYLRAQSGEPEHPGGSVEDRVRADDLTPREREVLALLAEGLSNAEIARRLLIGTTTVKDHVSTVLGKLGVTNRVQAAVRAHQLRLVR, from the coding sequence ATGAACCGTTCAGCAGTGCACGTGATGATCGTCGATGACGAGGTCCTGATCAGAGAGGGTCTCCGGCGGATCATCGACGGTTTCGACGGCACACGCGTCGTCGCGGTGTGTACGGGCTCGGAGGCGGTCGGTGAGGCGCGCGAGCACCGGCCCGACGTGGTCCTCCTCGACGTCCGCATGCCCGACCGGCACGGCCTGTGCGTCCTCGCCGACCTGCGGGCCCTGCCCGAACCGCCCGTGGTGGCGATGCTGACCACGTTCGACGCCGACGAGCACCTCTCTGCGGCGCTGCGCGGCGGGGCGGCCGGGTTCCTGCTGAAGGACACCGCGCCCGAGCAACTGGAGTACCTGATCAAGGAGTTGGCGGCGGGCGGCCGGGTCATCGCGCCGAAGGTCGCCCGTACGGTGGTGGACGGCTATCTACGCGCGCAGAGCGGGGAGCCGGAACACCCCGGCGGGTCCGTGGAGGACCGGGTGCGGGCCGACGACCTGACGCCGCGCGAACGCGAGGTGCTCGCCCTCCTCGCGGAGGGCCTGTCCAACGCGGAGATAGCGCGGCGGCTGCTGATCGGGACGACCACGGTGAAGGACCACGTCAGCACGGTGCTCGGCAAGCTCGGCGTGACGAACAGAGTGCAGGCGGCGGTACGGGCGCATCAGCTCCGGCTCGTACGGTGA
- a CDS encoding M4 family metallopeptidase — protein sequence MREPRKTSARTGRRRGAAATGGAALAAAGLLITAIPAAHATDATRHRNPQATAAHATEAGATGGLSARPAGPGGTTPPAAGTDIIPLPGTDTPALVDGLHDPVDAKAAPADAARAHLAAERGRYRIPEPHRDLAPAQTLRHGGDETVRLQQKHRGVPVLGGQYVVRMETDKGLRAVTGTSGKYFTGLTVGTKPAVSEETAVRRAVTATLTRLSGDRLTRPARDGAGTGGDDARRGTRAESRALRGASAGLVVIPRGEGVLTYHVTVRGAHPLSGEPVLQNVYVDARAGYPVLQYSGIKTLAPTAGSAPAARPGSVPAARPGTSAPARDTAPAAPGTPVTGSGVRLDGGKVPLAVHRPAPDGPYVLSDHTRMAATTGNTLTTWDARDKDVFEVLGTWPDGLKPFASATPDFGQDATDSGAVDAHWAAAQVFDYYKERHGRTGLDGRGSAVNSLVGVTAFGEPFVNAFWDGTKMVYGSGDEEFRPLSADLDVVGHEMTHGVVENTANLVYAGQSGALNEAVADYFGNAIDVDRSGRAMDDPDAGLIGEDLCRTAAPRDCALRDLDDGATTAKDFLGVTFGVDNGGVHLNSTIFSGALWDLRQDLGPELADRIVYKALSEYLTPLDGFTEGREAVVAAARALGATARQVDTVKRSFNAHGIVRGWENALGADSDTLLRKVNTDGTDVQAGGGRWTAATSNDDGSEPYSVYAGRIDGKGAPKLMSPNDGRFHVNPATDGRTVVWVAYGAESVEILSRPLAGGPVKRLLTTQADVLGVRVDRGVTVFDLYDLFGDGRHVGVLRPGDPRPAYVDGGRPDTLTGLPSIGHGRVAYAKLYPAGDKAGGRDGGTDGDRLGVEILDLATGKAVLAEQHGEPRSVGRTGVNATHVFWLNDENLDDQGQTTIRRTGADGTGTYDISSEYKPGALVATDLTVSDTAVTVNGTRPGTGDGSGGPGGPANADLPKIWQLTTDGSRVQRMSCDRGMQLSPAADSGTRVVWLDGTSGWTNLVTRSRPAGKCG from the coding sequence GTGCGCGAACCAAGGAAGACTTCGGCGCGAACCGGCAGGCGGAGGGGGGCGGCCGCGACCGGGGGAGCGGCGCTCGCCGCCGCCGGGCTGCTGATCACCGCGATACCCGCGGCCCACGCCACCGACGCCACCCGGCACCGGAATCCGCAGGCCACCGCGGCCCATGCCACCGAGGCCGGGGCCACCGGCGGCCTGTCGGCCCGCCCCGCGGGCCCCGGGGGAACCACCCCGCCCGCAGCCGGGACCGACATCATCCCGCTGCCCGGGACGGACACCCCGGCGCTCGTGGACGGCCTCCACGACCCGGTGGACGCCAAGGCGGCGCCCGCCGACGCGGCCCGCGCCCATCTCGCCGCCGAGCGGGGCCGGTACCGGATACCGGAGCCGCACCGCGACCTCGCCCCGGCGCAGACCCTGCGGCACGGCGGCGACGAGACGGTGCGGCTCCAGCAGAAGCACCGCGGCGTGCCCGTGCTCGGCGGGCAGTACGTCGTCCGGATGGAGACCGACAAGGGGCTGCGGGCCGTCACCGGCACCTCCGGCAAGTACTTCACCGGACTGACCGTCGGGACGAAGCCGGCCGTCAGCGAGGAGACCGCCGTACGCCGCGCCGTCACCGCGACGCTCACCCGGCTCTCCGGCGACCGCCTCACCCGCCCCGCCCGGGACGGCGCCGGGACCGGGGGCGACGACGCCCGGCGCGGCACGCGGGCCGAGAGCCGGGCGTTACGCGGCGCCTCCGCCGGGCTCGTGGTGATCCCGCGCGGCGAGGGCGTGCTCACGTACCACGTGACCGTGCGCGGCGCGCACCCCCTGAGCGGCGAGCCGGTCCTCCAGAACGTGTACGTGGACGCCCGCGCGGGCTACCCCGTCCTCCAGTACAGCGGCATCAAGACCCTCGCCCCGACGGCGGGCAGCGCCCCCGCCGCGCGGCCCGGCAGCGTCCCCGCCGCCCGCCCCGGCACGAGTGCCCCGGCCCGCGACACCGCCCCGGCAGCCCCCGGGACCCCCGTCACCGGCTCCGGCGTCCGCCTCGACGGCGGCAAGGTCCCGCTGGCCGTGCACCGCCCGGCCCCGGACGGCCCGTACGTCCTGTCCGACCACACCCGCATGGCCGCCACCACCGGCAACACGCTCACCACCTGGGACGCCCGCGACAAGGACGTCTTCGAGGTGCTCGGCACCTGGCCCGACGGCCTGAAGCCCTTCGCGTCCGCCACGCCCGACTTCGGGCAGGACGCCACCGACTCCGGCGCCGTGGACGCGCACTGGGCCGCCGCCCAGGTCTTCGACTACTACAAGGAGCGTCACGGCCGCACCGGCCTCGACGGGCGCGGCTCGGCCGTCAACTCCCTCGTCGGCGTCACCGCGTTCGGGGAGCCGTTCGTCAACGCCTTCTGGGACGGCACCAAGATGGTGTACGGCTCCGGGGACGAGGAGTTCCGGCCGCTCTCCGCCGACCTGGACGTCGTCGGCCACGAGATGACCCACGGCGTCGTCGAGAACACCGCGAACCTCGTCTACGCGGGCCAGTCCGGCGCCCTCAACGAGGCCGTCGCCGACTACTTCGGCAACGCCATCGACGTGGACCGCTCCGGCCGCGCCATGGACGACCCCGACGCCGGGCTCATCGGCGAGGACCTCTGCCGCACCGCCGCGCCCCGCGACTGCGCGCTGCGCGACCTGGACGACGGCGCCACCACAGCGAAGGACTTCCTCGGCGTCACCTTCGGCGTCGACAACGGCGGCGTCCACCTCAACTCCACGATCTTCTCCGGCGCCCTGTGGGACCTGCGCCAGGACCTAGGGCCCGAGCTCGCCGACAGGATCGTGTACAAGGCGCTCTCCGAGTACCTCACCCCGCTCGACGGCTTCACCGAGGGCCGCGAGGCCGTCGTCGCCGCCGCCCGCGCGCTCGGCGCGACCGCCCGGCAGGTGGACACCGTGAAGCGGTCGTTCAACGCGCACGGCATCGTCCGGGGCTGGGAGAACGCCCTGGGCGCCGACTCCGACACGCTGCTGCGCAAGGTCAACACGGATGGCACCGACGTGCAGGCCGGGGGCGGCCGGTGGACCGCCGCGACCTCCAACGACGACGGTTCGGAGCCGTACTCGGTGTACGCGGGCCGGATCGACGGCAAGGGCGCGCCGAAGCTGATGAGCCCCAACGACGGCCGATTCCACGTGAACCCGGCGACCGACGGCCGGACCGTCGTGTGGGTCGCGTACGGCGCGGAGAGCGTCGAGATCCTGTCCCGGCCGCTCGCGGGCGGGCCCGTCAAGCGGCTGCTCACCACCCAGGCCGATGTGCTGGGCGTGCGCGTGGACCGGGGCGTGACCGTCTTCGACCTGTACGACCTGTTCGGCGACGGCCGCCACGTCGGCGTGCTCAGGCCCGGCGACCCCCGGCCCGCGTACGTGGACGGCGGCCGTCCCGACACGCTCACCGGACTGCCGTCCATCGGTCACGGCCGGGTCGCCTACGCCAAGCTGTACCCGGCGGGCGACAAGGCCGGCGGCAGGGACGGCGGTACGGACGGTGACCGGCTCGGTGTGGAGATCCTCGACCTGGCCACCGGGAAGGCCGTCCTCGCGGAGCAGCACGGCGAACCCCGGTCCGTGGGCCGCACCGGCGTCAACGCCACCCATGTCTTCTGGCTGAACGACGAGAACCTGGACGACCAGGGCCAGACGACCATCCGCAGGACCGGCGCGGACGGCACCGGCACGTACGACATCAGCAGCGAGTACAAGCCGGGCGCGCTCGTCGCCACCGACCTCACCGTGTCCGACACGGCCGTCACCGTGAACGGCACCCGGCCCGGCACCGGCGACGGGTCCGGCGGCCCGGGCGGTCCCGCCAACGCCGACCTGCCGAAGATCTGGCAGCTGACCACCGACGGCTCCCGCGTCCAGCGGATGTCCTGCGACCGGGGCATGCAGCTCTCCCCGGCCGCCGACTCCGGCACCCGCGTCGTCTGGCTGGACGGCACCAGCGGCTGGACGAACCTCGTCACCCGCTCCCGCCCGGCGGGCAAGTGCGGCTGA